Sequence from the Elephas maximus indicus isolate mEleMax1 chromosome 13, mEleMax1 primary haplotype, whole genome shotgun sequence genome:
TCATCCCATGCATTTAAAGAGGAAAAGTTTCTTCTCGAAAACGGGGGGATGGTGGGCAGCCTGTGCGATTCTGATGAGACTTTGTAAAGGCGTTTCCACAAGGGTAAAATCTTCTTTACTCCAAACAAAATAACAAGCAGAACGTTTTTATTATTTCGTTTTCCGTGTAACAGTTTTGCTCTTCAATTTTATGTTTCTGATCTTttagaagggaaggagagagcacACCGCTTGAGCCGGAGAGCCGGGCTGCTGAACTGTGGCTGCAGATTCGGGGTGAAACGAGGGTCCCCGAGGCGGCCCCGGGCAGGCAGGTCCTGGGAGGGAGCCGAGGGTTCAGAGGCCGGGGCCTGCCGGCTTGCTGCTCCCCGGGACGTGAGCGTAAACTTCCAGATAGGGCCAAACAAACCCCGGCCCGGGCCCCGGTGGGGGCGGGGTGGATTTCCCGCCGGGACTTGGCGCCTAGGCCGCTGGCAGCGTAACCCGAAGCCCGCGGCCCGCACGCTCTGGGGGGGGGCACGGGCagggcttgtttgtttgtttgttgctgaAAGCAATCTGCGCAGCAGCATCTGGGGAGGGGTGCGGCCAGAATTTCTTTTCAGGGAGCGCGTGAGGAGTATTTTCAACGGAAAACCGGACCAGAAGAGTAGTGACCAACCCTCCTCGGATTACTCTCCGCTGGCTCCTCCCTTCCATCCCCCACTTCTAGATTTGCATAAAAAAGGCCAAGAAAACTCTGGCTGTGCCCCAGCAGCGGCTCACTCTGCTCCCCCGGGTCGGAGTTCCCAGGAGCTGCGCGGCCGGGTTGCAGCACGAAGCCGAGCGGAGAGCGCTTCGTGCGCACGGGGCTTCTGGAGCTCGGCTTCCTCGCGCTCCAGCTACCGCCTTCCAGGCCCTCTAGCCGCGCCGAGCGGAGCGAACGGGCCCGGGACGAGCTCCGGCTCCGGCCGCCTCGCTCTTCCCCGGCTCCGTCCTGCCGCCCCCCGGGGGTCGCGCGCCCACAATGCCGCAGGGCCCCTGCTCGCTGCTGCTGCTAGTCCTCGCCTCGCACTGCTGCCTGGGCTCGGCGCGGGGGCTCTTCCTCTTCGGCCAGCCCGACTTCTCCTACAAGCGCAGCAACTGCAAGCCCATCCCCGCCAACCTGCAGCTGTGCCACGGCATCGAGTACCAGAACATGCGGCTGCCCAACCTGCTGGGCCACGAGACCATGAAGGAGGTGCTGGAGCAGGCGGGCGCCTGGATCCCGCTAGTCATGAAGCAGTGCCACCCGGACACCAAGAAGTTCCTGTGCTCGCTTTTCGCCCCCGTCTGCCTCGACGACCTGGACGAGACCATCCAGCCATGCCACTCGCTCTGCGTGCAGGTGAAGGACCGCTGCGCCCCTGTCATGTCCGCCTTCGGCTTCCCCTGGCCCGACATGCTCGAGTGTGACCGCTTCCCTCAGGACAACGACCTCTGCATCCCCCTCGCCAGCAGCGACCACCTCCTGCCGGCCACCGAGGAAGGTAAGTTCTCCTTCTTCTCACTCCTCCCCAGCTCCGCTGAAGCGCTCTTGGGGGATCCCCACGTTCCCACCGTTTCCCCCGCGCCCCCATAGCTGGGCGTCCCCACGGGAGTGCCAGTCCCGGGCCGATTAGATCGTTTTCTTGCCCTGGTCTCTTACGGGATACGCCTGTGCCAAATTCGAGACCACTTACCTCCAGTTTGTCATTCCCTCCCCAAGTTTTACCGGTTGCTTTTTCTTAGGagtagttaaaaaacaaaaacaaaaaaaaacgaaaggcgtcagttcttgatagacatgcaattaaaaaaaaaagatgttagcgCTGCGGCCGCGCTTCTGAGCGTTGGAAGCGGCCCTGTGTGGTGGAGTCGGTGAGCACCCTGGCCAGAGGCTCCTCGCTCAGCTTCTTTCTGCACGTCCTTACCACCGGATTGTAGTCACAGAAACGTTACTGTGAAGGCAGGGTAACCAAGATGCACAAACAGATAACCTTTGAAGGTATTTTTTGTCCTTTGCCAATTTAGGTTTTGGAAATAAAACGAGGACTGGCTGGAGAAGGAATCTAGAAAGGGCCGTGTTGAGTAATTTAGTATTGATTGAAACTGAACTGTTTGAGGTGTTTGAGGAAGAAATATGTCAATATGGCACAAAGGGAATCTCCAGGAATCATCTTTCTATGCACTGTCAGCTTTTGTCTTAGGAGTGGTTTTACTTAACTGGAGAAGATCATGCAAAAAGAGTTTCCCCAGTTTTTAGGAAACAGAGGGAGAGTTGCTGTGCAAAACCATCAAagcaatgaaaacctcatgggctCTTGATATTCTTCCTGAAAGGAATACAATGCATCTGAGCTGATTTAGGTCCCCCTGGGATGGAACGGGGCTTCCTAATCCCTTTCAGAGCGTTCAGCAGCATCTCCCTTTCCATCTCTAATTGTTTTCCTACAGCCATCATTAGTTAAGGAAAATGCAAAGTTGCTTAGCAATCTTTCCTGGCAGGCGCTGCGAGTTTGCAAACATCTTATTGGTTAGATTTCTAATTTATTGCAAATGTTTGGCATTTTTCAAACATCTGTCCAACATATACCAAAGACCAACCAATGcaggttagtaatgttttatatacattcCTAGGAGCCCCTAATGGAAATGCTGTTTCTAAAGACAATTTTGTGtgtgttgcttttgtttttctttctttccactaTAGGCATCAACATCATACACTGTAcgttcctctaaaaaaaaaatcattttctcacCTCAGAATAAAAGCTTATGTTCTTCGGAAGTTGCTCTTTTTGATTTTTCTAACTTGACAAATAACTTTTCTATTATTAGCCACAAAATTTTCTGTGAAAATTCAGTTTCATGTTAATGAGACTCTAATTTCACCTACATATTAAAAGACAGTATTCACACATTTATAAACTGGAGAGGAGGAAGATGTTTTCCCTCCCTCCAGGAAATCGGACTTTTAGAAGAGCTTTTGGTGGGCACTCTGATAATTGTGCTAGGGCCAAATTCCTAGGTTTGGTCAGACCCCAGAGATGGTTTTGCTTCCTTTTAGTTAGCTTCAGGAAAAAGCTttgggtgttttctttttttaagagtttgaaacaggcaaagaagggcaaGAAAAACCTGTAACAGGGAGCTCGTA
This genomic interval carries:
- the SFRP2 gene encoding secreted frizzled-related protein 2, producing MPQGPCSLLLLVLASHCCLGSARGLFLFGQPDFSYKRSNCKPIPANLQLCHGIEYQNMRLPNLLGHETMKEVLEQAGAWIPLVMKQCHPDTKKFLCSLFAPVCLDDLDETIQPCHSLCVQVKDRCAPVMSAFGFPWPDMLECDRFPQDNDLCIPLASSDHLLPATEEAPKVCEACKNKNDDDNDIMETLCKNDFALKIKVKEITYINRDTKIILETKSKTIYKLNGVSERDLKKSVLWLKDSLQCTCEEMNDINAPYLVMGQKQGGELVITSVKRWQKGQREFKRMSRSIRKLQC